From one bacterium genomic stretch:
- the fba gene encoding class II fructose-1,6-bisphosphate aldolase — translation MPLVGSQEMFKKAYTGGYAIGGFNVNNMEILQGIVDAATETNSPLILQVSAGARKYARHEYLIKLVEAALQTTEIPIVLHLDHGEDFEICKSCVDGGFSSVMVDASSRSFEDNIAETKKVVEYAHAKGVSVEAELGTLAGVEDDVNVSAEDASYTNPDQVKEFVEKTGVDSLAIAIGTSHGAYKFKGEAKLDFDRLEKISKLVPGFPIVLHGSSSVPENLVAQCNKFGGDLPGAKGVPEEMLRKAATSAVCKINIDTDLRLAMTATIRKVFAEKPSEFDPRKYLGPGRDAIKEIVKHKIINVLGSNDKI, via the coding sequence ATGCCGTTAGTCGGAAGTCAGGAAATGTTTAAAAAAGCTTATACAGGTGGTTATGCAATCGGAGGATTCAATGTTAATAACATGGAAATCCTCCAGGGCATCGTCGATGCCGCAACCGAGACAAACTCACCGCTGATTCTTCAGGTCAGTGCCGGCGCACGCAAATATGCCCGTCACGAATACCTAATCAAACTGGTGGAAGCTGCATTGCAAACAACGGAGATCCCCATTGTTCTGCATCTGGATCATGGCGAAGATTTTGAAATCTGCAAATCCTGCGTTGATGGCGGGTTCTCTTCGGTGATGGTCGATGCCTCCTCGCGCAGTTTCGAAGACAACATTGCTGAAACAAAAAAAGTTGTTGAGTACGCGCATGCCAAAGGCGTCTCAGTCGAAGCCGAGCTGGGAACCCTGGCCGGGGTTGAAGATGACGTCAATGTCAGTGCGGAAGATGCTTCCTACACCAACCCGGACCAGGTTAAAGAATTCGTGGAAAAAACCGGGGTGGACTCCCTGGCAATTGCCATCGGCACTTCTCACGGCGCCTATAAATTTAAAGGCGAAGCCAAACTGGATTTTGACCGTCTGGAAAAAATCTCCAAACTGGTTCCGGGTTTCCCGATCGTGCTGCATGGCTCCTCCTCGGTTCCTGAAAATCTGGTTGCCCAGTGCAACAAGTTCGGCGGTGACTTGCCGGGTGCCAAAGGCGTGCCGGAAGAAATGCTCCGCAAAGCGGCCACCAGCGCGGTCTGCAAAATCAACATTGATACAGACCTGCGTCTGGCCATGACCGCCACCATCCGAAAAGTTTTTGCTGAAAAACCGAGCGAATTTGACCCGCGTAAATATCTCGGCCCGGGCCGGGATGCCATCAAAGAGATCGTAAAACATAAAATCATCAATGTGCTTGGTTCCAACGATAAAATTTAA
- the nuoF gene encoding NADH-quinone oxidoreductase subunit NuoF, with translation MILDKTTQNLYTSLVTFSSLSTVATDLPKKWVKRFHDRLKTKGLKPDSIRAYEGGCLGLHPVGGEGDKIGMMVFPEKVVYTLSTTEELDKIIHSHFVEHKVYDELLADIDPLINRFFSLYGDVAFFNKQTRLTLRNSGIIDPENLADYIANDGFEALATVLDKNDPDWVISEITRSGLRGRGGGGYPTGRKWKDAIINPDKTRYVICNADEGDPGAYMDRSTLEGDPFSIVHGMIIGAFAIRAQKGFLYVRAEYPLAIKRLEIAIDQCRKVNLLGKNILGSGFDFDLEIRLGAGAFVCGEETALMLSIEGKRGQPRLRPPYPTQSGLWGHPTVLNNVETWSNIPIIIRHGADWFSRIGTEKSKGTKVFALAGKIKNSGLVEVPMGTTLREIIYDIGGGVEDGHTLKAVQTGGPSGGCIPADKIDTPVDYDSLAAVGSIMGSGGMIVLDDRDCMVSTAKFFLEFTQDESCGKCVPCREGTLRMLEILERITDGRGTMADLDKLERLGNLIKKTSLCGLGQSAPNPVLNALKNFRREFEVHVKEKHCPTQRCTKLVKFDINPEACTGCTLCARRCPVACISGTARQPHVIDQSRCIKCGECFNVCKFDAVIKH, from the coding sequence ATGATTTTAGACAAAACAACCCAAAACCTGTATACCAGCTTGGTAACCTTTTCTTCACTTTCCACTGTCGCGACCGACCTGCCTAAAAAATGGGTGAAACGCTTCCACGACCGGCTGAAAACCAAGGGACTCAAACCAGATTCAATCCGCGCTTATGAGGGCGGATGCCTGGGGCTGCATCCCGTGGGCGGCGAAGGCGACAAAATCGGCATGATGGTTTTCCCTGAAAAAGTTGTCTACACCTTGAGCACCACCGAAGAATTGGACAAAATCATTCACTCACATTTTGTGGAACACAAAGTCTATGACGAACTATTGGCGGATATCGACCCGCTCATCAACCGTTTCTTCTCGCTCTACGGCGATGTCGCTTTTTTCAATAAACAAACCCGGCTGACTCTCCGCAACAGCGGTATTATCGATCCGGAAAATTTAGCGGACTATATTGCCAATGACGGCTTTGAAGCCCTGGCCACGGTTTTGGATAAAAATGATCCGGATTGGGTCATTTCCGAAATAACCCGGTCCGGGTTGCGCGGACGCGGCGGCGGCGGATATCCCACCGGACGCAAATGGAAAGACGCCATCATCAATCCGGATAAAACCAGATATGTCATCTGCAATGCCGACGAAGGTGATCCCGGTGCCTACATGGACCGCAGTACCCTGGAAGGCGATCCCTTCAGTATTGTCCACGGTATGATAATCGGCGCTTTTGCCATCCGTGCCCAAAAGGGCTTCCTCTATGTTCGCGCTGAATATCCGCTCGCCATCAAACGCCTGGAAATCGCGATTGACCAATGCCGCAAAGTTAATCTATTGGGTAAAAATATCCTGGGATCAGGATTTGATTTCGATCTGGAAATCCGGCTTGGTGCCGGCGCTTTTGTCTGCGGCGAAGAAACCGCGCTCATGCTTTCGATTGAAGGCAAGCGGGGGCAGCCCCGTCTGCGCCCTCCTTATCCAACCCAATCCGGACTTTGGGGACATCCGACCGTACTCAACAATGTCGAGACCTGGTCCAATATTCCGATCATCATCCGGCACGGCGCTGATTGGTTTTCCCGCATCGGTACTGAAAAAAGCAAAGGCACCAAAGTTTTTGCTTTGGCCGGGAAAATTAAAAATTCCGGATTGGTCGAGGTTCCCATGGGAACCACTTTACGCGAGATTATCTATGACATTGGCGGCGGTGTCGAAGATGGTCACACACTCAAAGCCGTCCAGACCGGTGGTCCGTCCGGCGGATGTATTCCTGCCGACAAAATCGATACCCCGGTTGATTACGACAGCTTGGCCGCCGTCGGGTCCATTATGGGTTCGGGCGGAATGATTGTACTCGATGATAGAGACTGCATGGTATCCACTGCGAAATTTTTCCTGGAATTCACCCAGGATGAGTCCTGCGGCAAGTGTGTCCCCTGCCGCGAAGGGACTTTACGCATGCTTGAAATCCTCGAAAGAATTACCGACGGCCGCGGTACCATGGCGGATCTGGACAAACTAGAGCGCCTGGGCAATTTAATCAAAAAAACGTCTTTGTGCGGGCTCGGCCAAAGTGCACCCAATCCGGTATTGAACGCCTTAAAAAATTTCCGGCGGGAATTTGAAGTCCATGTCAAAGAAAAACACTGCCCCACACAACGTTGCACCAAACTGGTCAAATTTGATATCAATCCGGAAGCTTGTACCGGCTGCACACTCTGCGCCCGGCGTTGTCCGGTTGCCTGCATATCCGGGACCGCACGCCAACCCCATGTCATTGACCAATCACGCTGCATCAAATGCGGCGAATGTTTTAATGTCTGCAAATTTGATGCAGTCATCAAGCATTAA
- a CDS encoding [FeFe] hydrogenase, group A yields the protein MKTINLIIDNMPVSVSEQTTIMEAAQTTGIHIPRLCYHPDLSVEGACRICIVEVEGARTFQTSCSTLVREGMQVRTNSPEIRQARRDLVELILDNHPRECQTCERDGQCELQDLAYSLGVRERLFEGERKRFEQESSSLSVVRDSEKCILCHRCIRVCSEIQGVHNLSQLHRGVKTVVAPAFEAPLANSVCINCGQCINVCPTAAFLEKRSTDDVWQALADPKKHVVAQIAPSIRAAIGEGFGMAPGTPATLQTVTALRRLGFDAVFDTNFGADLTVVEEAHEFVHRLEKNENLPLLTSCSPGWIKYMEHFFPELIPHASTCRSPMTMLSALLKTYYAELKNIDPNDIYVVGIMPCTAKKFEIQRPEHRTENGVPLTDEVLTTRELIWMIKAYGIDFGKLPEDEFDAPLGFSSGAADIFGATGGVMEAALRTAVEKVTGQPLKNINFTQVRDAEGLKEASLEVGGKTLNVAVANGLTNARIILEKVKAGEKQYHLIELMACPGGCIGGGGQPYPPEGHYILDKEILKKRAQALYSIDQKKQVRKSHENPYIKDLYDKYLKKPGSELAHKLLHTKYESRFPRGVK from the coding sequence ATGAAAACAATCAACTTAATCATTGATAACATGCCTGTCAGCGTTTCTGAACAAACCACAATTATGGAAGCGGCGCAAACCACGGGAATCCATATCCCGCGTTTGTGCTACCATCCTGATCTCTCCGTCGAGGGTGCCTGCCGTATCTGTATCGTCGAAGTTGAAGGCGCGCGGACTTTCCAAACCTCCTGTTCCACCCTTGTCCGGGAGGGTATGCAAGTACGCACCAATTCGCCTGAAATACGCCAGGCGCGCAGAGACTTGGTTGAGCTGATTTTAGACAACCATCCGCGCGAATGTCAGACCTGCGAGCGGGACGGTCAGTGCGAATTGCAGGATTTGGCCTACTCACTCGGTGTCAGGGAACGCCTGTTCGAGGGTGAGCGCAAACGCTTTGAACAGGAAAGTTCGAGCCTTTCCGTTGTGCGTGATTCGGAAAAATGCATTCTCTGCCACCGCTGTATCCGGGTTTGTTCCGAGATTCAGGGGGTCCATAACCTGAGCCAGCTGCATCGCGGGGTTAAAACCGTGGTCGCGCCGGCATTTGAAGCACCGCTGGCGAACTCGGTCTGTATCAATTGCGGACAGTGCATCAATGTCTGCCCGACCGCCGCGTTTTTAGAGAAACGTTCCACAGATGATGTCTGGCAGGCGTTGGCAGATCCAAAAAAACATGTGGTTGCCCAAATCGCACCTTCAATCCGGGCAGCGATCGGGGAAGGATTCGGCATGGCACCTGGAACCCCGGCCACGTTGCAAACTGTGACGGCGTTGCGCCGCCTGGGATTTGACGCAGTTTTTGACACTAATTTCGGCGCTGACCTGACAGTGGTGGAAGAAGCCCATGAATTTGTCCACCGTTTGGAAAAAAACGAGAATCTGCCGTTGCTCACTTCCTGTTCCCCGGGTTGGATTAAATATATGGAGCACTTCTTTCCGGAGCTGATTCCTCACGCATCCACATGCCGGTCCCCCATGACTATGCTCTCGGCATTGCTGAAAACATATTATGCGGAATTAAAAAACATTGATCCCAATGACATTTATGTTGTAGGAATCATGCCGTGTACAGCTAAAAAATTTGAGATCCAGCGTCCGGAGCACCGTACGGAAAACGGTGTCCCGCTGACAGATGAAGTCCTGACCACCCGCGAACTGATCTGGATGATCAAAGCTTATGGCATTGATTTCGGCAAATTGCCGGAAGACGAATTTGATGCACCGCTGGGTTTTTCCTCCGGTGCAGCGGATATTTTCGGTGCCACCGGCGGTGTAATGGAAGCGGCCTTAAGAACAGCTGTGGAAAAAGTTACCGGCCAACCACTCAAGAATATCAACTTCACCCAGGTGCGCGATGCCGAAGGACTCAAAGAGGCATCCCTTGAGGTTGGCGGCAAAACCCTGAATGTGGCGGTGGCCAACGGATTGACCAATGCCCGGATCATCCTGGAAAAAGTCAAAGCCGGCGAAAAGCAGTACCATCTGATTGAACTCATGGCCTGCCCGGGTGGATGCATCGGCGGCGGCGGACAGCCCTACCCGCCTGAAGGCCACTACATTTTGGACAAAGAAATTTTAAAAAAACGCGCGCAAGCGCTTTATTCGATTGATCAAAAAAAGCAGGTACGCAAGTCGCATGAAAATCCTTATATCAAAGACCTGTATGATAAGTATCTTAAAAAACCGGGCAGTGAATTGGCGCACAAACTGCTGCATACCAAGTACGAGTCCCGTTTCCCGAGAGGTGTCAAATGA
- the nuoE gene encoding NADH-quinone oxidoreductase subunit NuoE: protein MTTEIKSTLHADIITFIEECLQKEHSESYLMAVLHKVQDQYGYLSQEHMYEVAQRLQVPASTVSGVSTFYHFFRLKPRGRHTISVCMGTACFVKSADKILEAFQTELGIKMGETTKDNMFSLENTRCLGVCGLAPVVTIDGKVFSRVTPQQVTEMINHTLAEDTEKKT, encoded by the coding sequence ATGACGACAGAAATAAAAAGCACACTGCATGCCGATATTATTACCTTTATTGAGGAATGCCTGCAAAAGGAACATTCCGAAAGCTACCTCATGGCTGTTTTACATAAAGTCCAGGACCAATATGGTTACTTATCCCAGGAGCACATGTATGAAGTTGCCCAGCGGCTTCAAGTTCCTGCTTCAACGGTGAGCGGTGTTTCCACTTTTTACCATTTCTTCCGATTGAAACCACGCGGACGACATACCATCTCAGTCTGTATGGGGACTGCCTGTTTTGTGAAAAGTGCGGACAAAATACTGGAAGCTTTTCAGACAGAACTGGGAATCAAGATGGGCGAAACCACCAAGGACAACATGTTCTCTTTGGAAAACACCCGCTGCCTCGGCGTCTGCGGTCTGGCACCGGTCGTCACCATTGACGGCAAAGTCTTCTCGCGGGTGACGCCCCAGCAGGTTACGGAAATGATAAATCATACTCTGGCTGAGGATACTGAGAAAAAAACGTAA
- the rfbC gene encoding dTDP-4-dehydrorhamnose 3,5-epimerase — translation MQFVPLQLKEVCLIKPKQLDDVRGFFLESYHKQRFAENGIFDEFVQDNHSRSAKGVLRGLHFQAAPHGQGKLVRVVRGAVFDVAVDIRKDSPTRGQWVSEVLSEENKYMLYIPPDFAHGFCSLAEDTDVVYKVSEHYFSEYDRGVLWNDPEINIQWPVLDVAYRFSEKDKNNPLLKDI, via the coding sequence ATGCAATTTGTTCCCTTACAGCTTAAGGAAGTCTGTTTAATCAAACCAAAGCAATTGGATGATGTGCGGGGATTTTTCCTGGAGAGTTATCACAAACAACGATTCGCTGAAAATGGAATTTTTGATGAATTTGTGCAAGACAATCATAGCCGCAGCGCCAAAGGCGTATTGCGGGGGTTGCATTTTCAGGCGGCACCTCACGGACAGGGTAAATTGGTGCGCGTGGTGCGTGGCGCTGTTTTTGATGTCGCGGTGGATATTCGTAAGGATTCGCCCACACGCGGTCAGTGGGTAAGTGAAGTATTGAGTGAGGAAAATAAATATATGCTTTATATACCGCCGGATTTTGCTCATGGTTTTTGTTCTTTGGCAGAGGATACTGATGTGGTCTACAAAGTATCCGAGCACTATTTTTCTGAATATGATCGAGGGGTTTTGTGGAATGATCCGGAGATAAATATTCAGTGGCCCGTACTGGATGTTGCGTATCGTTTTTCTGAAAAAGACAAAAACAATCCGCTGTTGAAGGATATATAA
- a CDS encoding nucleoside recognition protein has translation MPEVSKAAFDYAKIAVELSLGLVGTMALFLGLMKIAQDAGMIQALARLLRPLFKFLFPKVPSDHPALGAIALNMGANMLGLGDAATPMGLKAMQELQKLNPSKDTATDAMCTFLALNSSSVQLVPVMVIGLRASSGSQNPSEIIIAAIIATTCSTIVAITAAKFFSRLPYFKKSHPPGGEP, from the coding sequence ATGCCCGAAGTATCCAAAGCTGCATTTGATTATGCTAAAATCGCGGTTGAACTTTCCCTGGGTCTGGTCGGAACTATGGCACTTTTTCTGGGACTTATGAAAATTGCCCAGGATGCCGGTATGATCCAGGCCCTGGCGCGACTGCTGCGCCCTTTATTCAAATTTCTTTTCCCCAAAGTTCCCAGCGACCACCCGGCCCTCGGAGCCATTGCCCTAAATATGGGTGCCAATATGCTGGGCTTGGGTGATGCCGCCACCCCCATGGGACTCAAGGCCATGCAGGAATTGCAGAAATTAAACCCGTCCAAAGATACTGCCACAGATGCCATGTGCACTTTTTTAGCCCTCAATTCAAGCTCGGTCCAGTTGGTACCTGTTATGGTAATTGGATTGCGCGCATCCTCAGGTTCACAAAACCCATCCGAAATCATTATCGCTGCGATTATAGCCACCACCTGTTCCACGATCGTAGCCATCACGGCAGCCAAATTTTTTTCCCGTCTGCCCTACTTTAAAAAATCTCATCCCCCGGGAGGCGAACCATGA
- a CDS encoding spore maturation protein — protein MKDFLALASNWVVPLLLLGIPLYAYAFRKVNVYESFIDGAKEGFWIGVKIIPYLVAILVAIGMFRASGAMHLLVTLLKPLTVWTGFPAEALPVALLRPLSGSGTLGLISDIFNTLGPDGFVGKLVSVIEGSTETTFYVLAIYFGSIAIRKTRHALPASLLGDLTGVVAAFIVCSLLF, from the coding sequence ATGAAAGATTTTCTCGCGCTCGCTTCCAACTGGGTGGTACCTTTGCTTCTTTTGGGCATTCCACTTTATGCCTATGCTTTCCGCAAGGTCAATGTTTATGAGAGCTTCATTGACGGAGCCAAAGAGGGCTTTTGGATCGGGGTCAAAATTATTCCCTATCTGGTGGCCATCCTGGTAGCCATCGGAATGTTCCGCGCCAGCGGTGCCATGCACCTGCTGGTCACCTTGCTCAAACCCCTTACGGTTTGGACCGGTTTCCCGGCGGAAGCGTTGCCGGTTGCCCTGTTGCGGCCTTTGTCCGGCTCAGGCACCTTGGGTCTGATCTCAGATATTTTCAACACATTGGGCCCGGATGGATTTGTCGGGAAATTGGTAAGTGTGATTGAAGGGAGTACGGAAACCACTTTTTATGTATTAGCAATTTATTTTGGCTCTATTGCAATCCGCAAGACCCGGCATGCCTTGCCGGCATCTTTGCTCGGGGATCTTACCGGGGTGGTGGCTGCCTTTATTGTCTGCAGCCTGCTTTTTTAA
- a CDS encoding LD-carboxypeptidase: MAEMVRAPQLTLGDTIALLSPASPPPRGGIPRAMTQLRQLGFHPVLGKNAEKRTGYLAGTDRQRTRDFQDMLTKKTIKAIFCTRGGYGISRLLEQLDLRCVRQQPKIIVGYSDLTLLHLALQKAGLISFWGPMPASATGLSPFAATWMKKALYQSQPIGLLPPGKAALFRGSCQGRLTGGTLSLLAASIGTPYEIKTKDRIVFLEDIGEEPYRLDRLLTQLLAAGKLTDAAGIVLGEFRACQPASQHKRLSFTVQEVLTDRLVPLRIPVISGFPIGHIPDQVTLPYGVPAKLNAHTRSLEILEPAVK, from the coding sequence ATGGCCGAAATGGTTCGTGCGCCTCAGCTTACTTTAGGTGATACCATTGCCTTGCTTTCACCCGCCTCCCCGCCGCCGCGTGGTGGAATCCCCCGCGCCATGACCCAATTGCGTCAATTGGGATTTCATCCGGTTCTGGGAAAAAACGCCGAAAAACGTACCGGCTATCTGGCTGGAACCGACCGGCAGCGGACACGCGATTTCCAGGACATGCTTACTAAAAAAACTATAAAAGCAATTTTTTGTACTCGCGGGGGATACGGTATCTCCCGTCTGCTGGAACAACTGGATTTGCGCTGTGTGAGACAACAGCCAAAAATTATTGTCGGTTATTCAGACCTTACACTGCTTCATCTGGCATTGCAAAAAGCCGGCCTGATCAGTTTTTGGGGTCCCATGCCTGCCAGTGCAACCGGTTTAAGCCCCTTTGCCGCCACCTGGATGAAAAAAGCCCTCTATCAATCCCAACCCATCGGACTACTGCCACCGGGAAAAGCGGCTCTGTTTCGCGGATCGTGTCAAGGCCGCCTCACCGGCGGCACCTTAAGTCTTCTGGCGGCCAGCATAGGGACGCCCTATGAAATAAAAACAAAAGATAGAATTGTGTTTCTCGAGGATATTGGTGAAGAACCTTACCGATTGGACCGTTTGTTGACCCAATTACTGGCAGCAGGTAAGTTGACGGATGCGGCAGGCATTGTCCTGGGTGAATTTCGTGCCTGCCAACCTGCGTCACAACACAAGCGACTAAGCTTTACTGTGCAGGAAGTCCTGACAGACCGGCTTGTTCCTTTACGCATCCCGGTAATTTCCGGATTTCCAATCGGGCATATCCCGGACCAGGTCACGCTCCCGTATGGTGTGCCGGCCAAACTAAACGCACACACTCGCAGCCTGGAAATCCTCGAACCGGCCGTGAAATAA